A window from Dethiosulfovibrio salsuginis encodes these proteins:
- the mptA gene encoding GTP cyclohydrolase MptA: MVCGQRVFLALGANLGDRQGNILQALQYLQAKLEVVKVSSFYETDPVGYLDQPRFLNAVCEVETDLSPHDLLRLAKWVEQRMGRTVTFRNGPRPIDVDVVLYGDTVMDEQDLTIPHPRMAERAFVLVPLAEIAPDVVDPRSRLTVSELAQSVDRSGVKKSQRCLRFPLDRDVQKGTPEVPFSLGRVGVTGLERIIRLESDRGTSLFYAKMDLFADLDGSKAGVHMSRFSEILEEAAEEAAGSSAPDIETMAERLAFLVAERQEALRSEVRIRAHFPLKKHTPISGKLSQEIYTFIGISACDGKSCRTVSGVEVDGLTVCPCAQDMVRSHSKGLLVSQGYGEDEAERIVDLLPLASHNQRGKATLMIGGAGAIKAENLVHLAEASMSSEIYELLKRPDEFFVVNKAHTNPRFVEDVVREMLRNVVEVSPDLPDDSFVLARQENFESIHRHNAFAERSALLGDLRLEMEGLRPGRPMSLDRWLMGV; this comes from the coding sequence ATGGTCTGTGGCCAAAGGGTTTTTCTGGCTCTAGGAGCCAATCTTGGAGATAGACAGGGAAATATACTTCAGGCACTTCAGTATCTTCAGGCTAAGTTAGAGGTAGTTAAGGTGTCGTCTTTTTACGAGACCGATCCGGTAGGGTATCTGGATCAGCCCCGTTTTCTGAACGCAGTGTGCGAGGTGGAGACCGACCTTTCCCCTCACGACCTTCTCCGTCTAGCCAAGTGGGTCGAGCAGAGGATGGGTCGGACGGTAACCTTCCGAAACGGACCTAGGCCTATAGACGTGGACGTGGTCCTCTACGGCGATACTGTGATGGACGAACAGGACCTCACGATCCCCCATCCCAGGATGGCCGAGAGGGCCTTCGTCCTGGTCCCACTGGCGGAGATAGCCCCCGATGTCGTCGATCCCAGATCCCGCTTGACGGTGTCGGAGCTGGCCCAGTCGGTGGACAGATCGGGGGTGAAAAAATCCCAGAGGTGTCTGAGGTTTCCTCTGGATAGGGACGTCCAGAAGGGGACGCCGGAGGTCCCATTTTCCCTGGGAAGGGTGGGGGTCACCGGCCTTGAGAGGATAATCCGTCTCGAGAGCGACCGAGGGACGTCCCTTTTTTACGCCAAAATGGACCTTTTCGCCGACCTGGACGGCTCAAAGGCGGGGGTACATATGTCCCGGTTCAGCGAGATCCTGGAGGAGGCGGCGGAGGAGGCCGCCGGTTCATCCGCTCCCGACATAGAGACTATGGCGGAGAGATTGGCCTTTTTGGTCGCCGAGAGGCAGGAGGCCCTCAGATCGGAGGTCAGGATAAGGGCCCACTTCCCCCTCAAAAAGCATACACCTATATCGGGAAAGCTCTCCCAGGAGATCTACACCTTTATAGGTATCTCCGCCTGTGACGGCAAGTCCTGTAGGACCGTCTCCGGCGTCGAGGTCGACGGCCTCACCGTCTGTCCCTGTGCCCAGGACATGGTGAGATCCCACTCGAAGGGCTTGCTCGTATCCCAGGGTTACGGCGAGGACGAGGCGGAGAGAATAGTGGACCTCCTCCCCCTTGCCTCCCACAACCAGAGAGGTAAGGCCACCTTGATGATCGGTGGAGCCGGGGCGATCAAGGCGGAAAACCTGGTCCATCTCGCCGAGGCCTCCATGAGCTCGGAGATATACGAGCTACTGAAAAGGCCCGATGAGTTCTTCGTGGTCAACAAGGCCCACACCAACCCCAGGTTCGTCGAGGACGTCGTCAGGGAGATGCTCAGAAACGTCGTCGAGGTGTCCCCCGACCTGCCCGACGATTCCTTCGTGCTGGCGAGACAGGAGAACTTCGAAAGCATACATCGGCACAACGCTTTCGCAGAGCGTTCCGCCCTCCTGGGCGACCTCCGGCTTGAGATGGAGGGCCTAAGGCCCGGCCGCCCTATGTCTCTGGACCGGTGGTTGATGGGAGTCTAG
- a CDS encoding DUF362 domain-containing protein translates to MRKCTSYDKAGQAVIAAVKDLGGMERFISPGDSVLIKPNMLGAYNPDRHVTTHPSVVKAVAEMVLDCRGKPIIGDSPGLDPFPLVSRKTGIGEVGKALGVPVLPLIDSIPIRTKKGGKFRKIELSRLAVESDKIINIPKMKTHCQMTLTLGVKNLFGTVVAQRKAEWHYKVGLNRDVFASLLIEIWDHLRPCLTVMDGVWGMEGRGPSNGVGRLFGVISTSDDSLAMDQVLSPLMGVKEGDFPLLRAARSYGMAYNEIRTIGDSVESFSPKVDLPKSDSLRLLPPWMDRIGRDILSSRPEQDRERCVGCQKCVQVCRAGALTMKEGKVLSFDYGRCIRCYCCHEMCPVDAIKLHRGAILRVLDLLDRI, encoded by the coding sequence ATGAGAAAATGTACATCCTACGATAAAGCGGGGCAAGCGGTTATAGCCGCAGTAAAAGATCTAGGGGGTATGGAACGTTTCATATCCCCTGGAGATTCGGTCCTGATAAAGCCCAATATGCTCGGGGCCTATAATCCCGACCGCCACGTCACCACCCACCCTTCGGTGGTCAAAGCGGTGGCGGAGATGGTCCTGGACTGTAGGGGCAAGCCGATAATAGGGGACAGCCCAGGACTGGACCCCTTCCCTCTGGTCTCCCGAAAGACCGGCATAGGAGAGGTCGGAAAGGCCCTGGGAGTTCCGGTCCTTCCACTGATCGACTCCATACCTATCAGGACGAAAAAAGGAGGAAAATTTAGGAAGATAGAGCTTTCACGACTGGCCGTTGAGTCTGATAAAATAATAAACATACCTAAGATGAAGACCCACTGTCAGATGACCTTGACCCTAGGGGTGAAAAACCTCTTCGGGACGGTGGTGGCCCAGAGAAAGGCGGAATGGCACTACAAAGTCGGGCTAAACAGGGACGTTTTCGCCTCGTTGCTGATAGAGATATGGGATCACCTGAGGCCATGCTTGACCGTCATGGACGGAGTATGGGGAATGGAGGGAAGAGGTCCTTCTAACGGGGTAGGAAGGCTCTTCGGTGTCATATCCACCTCAGACGATTCTTTGGCGATGGACCAGGTACTCTCCCCACTGATGGGAGTCAAAGAGGGGGATTTTCCTTTGCTCAGAGCCGCTCGCTCGTACGGAATGGCCTACAACGAAATTAGGACAATAGGCGATTCCGTCGAATCGTTCAGCCCAAAGGTCGACCTTCCTAAATCGGACTCTCTAAGGCTATTGCCTCCCTGGATGGATCGGATAGGGAGGGATATTTTATCCTCCAGGCCGGAACAGGACAGGGAAAGATGCGTAGGGTGTCAAAAATGCGTCCAGGTCTGTCGGGCAGGAGCCTTGACTATGAAGGAGGGGAAGGTGCTCTCCTTCGACTACGGCAGATGTATAAGGTGTTATTGCTGCCACGAAATGTGTCCCGTGGACGCCATAAAGCTGCACAGAGGAGCTATTTTGAGGGTTTTAGATCTCTTAGATCGCATATAG
- a CDS encoding GntR family transcriptional regulator, with translation MDTKKIKADEKAFMMIIDQIVAHRIRPGDRIYEPDLAETLKLSRTPVRHALSRLVAEGVLDKTKGRRGYTLPVLSKEDMEEVFATRSALEGKAIEIAAGKVTDKDISYLRELNERERSLFHLGRYKSEYAQVNEQFHSKIVELAGNRYLDRYFRQAYWRSSLYTFHFGLFYNIELDMPPETAFPDSEHRTYREHRKIIDSLERRDGAGSRTLLEEHVYNTIVRRGVRFSAPI, from the coding sequence ATGGACACGAAAAAAATCAAAGCCGACGAAAAAGCTTTTATGATGATAATAGACCAAATTGTGGCACACAGGATCCGACCGGGAGACAGGATCTACGAACCAGACCTCGCCGAAACCCTAAAGCTCAGCAGAACTCCGGTGAGACACGCCTTGAGTCGATTGGTCGCCGAGGGCGTCCTGGACAAAACCAAAGGGAGAAGAGGCTACACCCTTCCGGTTCTCTCTAAAGAGGACATGGAGGAGGTGTTCGCCACCAGAAGCGCCCTGGAGGGCAAGGCTATAGAGATAGCGGCGGGGAAAGTCACCGACAAAGACATCTCATACCTGAGGGAGCTGAACGAAAGGGAGAGATCGCTGTTTCATCTGGGCCGGTATAAATCGGAGTACGCCCAGGTCAACGAGCAATTTCACTCTAAAATAGTGGAGCTTGCCGGAAACCGATACCTCGATAGATATTTCCGGCAAGCCTACTGGAGGTCGTCGCTGTACACCTTTCACTTCGGCCTGTTTTACAACATAGAGCTGGACATGCCGCCGGAAACCGCCTTCCCTGACAGCGAACACCGGACCTACAGAGAACATCGTAAGATAATAGACTCTCTGGAGAGGCGGGACGGGGCTGGTTCAAGGACCCTCCTTGAGGAACACGTCTACAACACCATAGTCAGAAGGGGAGTTCGCTTTTCCGCCCCTATTTGA
- a CDS encoding M23 family metallopeptidase produces MISRGRIGRVCCILALWGLFFGVGVCHALEVAFSAPEKVRLGEPFVVSVSIDGEADRSTLSWRGKNIPLDLREGEDGVLTGRAVLGTDSMGKTAKGEVLKIWVASRGTTYLSKWPIDIVAKDYPSEKLSVDPAMVTPPSSARERIARERRMVREALGRVSKEALWELPMVRPVPGAVTSLYGKRRVYNGVLKGRHGGVDYRAANGTPAKAAASGEVILTGDHYYAGKSVYIDHGGTLISMYFHLSRIDVKAGQVVSAGDVIGLTGSTGRVTGPHLHFGVAQGGRMVDPAPLIELSLDEMSEANSQGRMVFK; encoded by the coding sequence ATGATTTCACGTGGAAGGATAGGTAGGGTCTGCTGTATTTTGGCCCTTTGGGGGCTGTTTTTTGGGGTAGGCGTCTGTCATGCTCTGGAGGTCGCTTTTTCCGCCCCCGAAAAGGTTCGGTTAGGGGAGCCTTTCGTGGTGTCGGTATCCATCGATGGGGAAGCTGACAGGTCGACCCTTTCCTGGAGAGGTAAAAATATCCCTCTCGACTTGAGGGAGGGGGAGGACGGCGTACTGACGGGGAGGGCCGTACTTGGCACCGATTCGATGGGGAAAACCGCCAAAGGGGAGGTCCTAAAGATATGGGTAGCGTCGAGAGGGACTACCTACCTCTCCAAGTGGCCTATCGATATCGTAGCCAAGGATTACCCCTCGGAGAAGCTATCCGTGGACCCCGCTATGGTCACCCCTCCATCGTCGGCGAGGGAGAGAATCGCCAGGGAGCGTCGCATGGTTAGAGAGGCTCTTGGCAGGGTTTCAAAGGAGGCTCTATGGGAGCTCCCTATGGTGAGACCTGTTCCCGGTGCGGTGACCAGCCTTTACGGAAAAAGGAGGGTCTATAACGGAGTGCTTAAAGGCCGTCACGGAGGGGTCGATTATCGGGCGGCCAACGGAACCCCCGCCAAGGCCGCCGCTTCCGGCGAGGTTATCCTGACAGGGGATCACTATTACGCCGGTAAGTCGGTTTACATCGATCACGGAGGGACGTTGATATCCATGTACTTTCATCTTTCCCGAATAGACGTAAAAGCAGGGCAGGTAGTCAGTGCCGGAGATGTTATCGGTCTGACCGGGAGCACCGGCAGAGTGACAGGTCCCCACCTTCATTTCGGCGTCGCCCAGGGAGGCCGGATGGTGGACCCGGCTCCCCTGATAGAGTTGAGTTTAGACGAGATGTCCGAGGCGAACTCTCAAGGCCGGATGGTTTTCAAATAG